In Erpetoichthys calabaricus chromosome 2, fErpCal1.3, whole genome shotgun sequence, a genomic segment contains:
- the LOC114642055 gene encoding uncharacterized protein C11orf16 homolog isoform X2, translated as MFFYQGRKVFLIDFEKPSVSDGTCTITMHKTPIVDIIHYNEGLRHNIVPRDQVLAPWEEQLLRYGPGSVLSGIETRDPLRVHEDEDIIVRFWNGKEVKVPKGVAFWIPPTLYDRIVRELQHPVSLRKDILPNEIVYPEVRTVRTVIPSTPCYNYSFCSGHLPSCRPCSCHKPCMGTCYLPAFPACHYPHKYQNWQPLMSKPPQYQHDAKNEELEKKVTAQLKELEFYKKASSSSSSSSSSSSEDESETNKEITNAKRVVMDRAVNTDSSLFQRKKSPVQEKPDWKYWKRSNPEPHHKKPGLLSGSGMNNRSSPCKDHYPELWPTQPNNSTAMFNCVEHSAGPRVSMRDALWHNDFSPSVGAQGPPVQDRLGENQVNQNLKYQETLEHKRKKKIDHYKWEKEREDLADIKYSNTYQHQRNHTQQRLHDETQKKEEQIKRQEDIKKDKQLQKKSILQRMQLAINEIEGRESKKLTSLKWRRQQHDAIEAQKVRDNEANEKLQQDTRRQRVKEFYMKEAEKVYQAEKEHQEKTRRDVFVKVHG; from the exons atgtttttctacCAGGGAAGAAAAGTATTTCTAATTGATTTTGAAAAGCCTTCTGTGAGTGATGGAACATGTACTATCACCATGCATAAAACACCGATTGTTGACATCATTCACTATAATGAGGGTCTAAGACATAATATTGTTCCCAGGGATCAAGTTCTGGCACCCTGGGAAGAGCAGTTGTTAAGATATGGACCAGGAAGTGTACTATCTGGGATTGAAACAAGGGATCCTTTAAGAG TACATGAAGATGAAGACATTATAGTCCGTTTCTGGAATGGAAAGGAGGTCAAAGTACCTAAAGGTGTGGCTTTTTGGATTCCGCCAACATTATATGACCGAATAGTACGTGAGCTGCAGCATCCTGTGAGTCTAAGAAAAGATATCCTGCCAAATGAAATTGTCTATCCTGAAGTTCGTACTGTTAGAACTGTCATACCATCTACTCCCTGTTACAATTACAGCTTCTGTAGTGGCCATCTACCATCATGTAGACCATGTTCTTGTCACAAACCATGCATGGGGACCTGTTACTTGCCAGCTTTCCCTGCCTGTCATTATCCACATAAGTATCAAAACTGGCAGCCATTGATGTCAAAACCTCCACAGTATCAGCATGATGCTAAGAATGAGGAGCTGGAGAAAAAAGTCACGGCACAGCTGAAGGAGCTGGAATTTTACAAAAAagcatcttcatcatcatcttcatcatcatcctcGTCCTCTGAAGATGAATCAGAGACGAACAAAGAGATAACAAATGCCAAGAGAGTAGTAATGGACAGGGCAGTCAACACAGATTCTAGTCTGTTTCAGAGGAAAAAGTCCCCAGTTCAagaaaagccagactggaagtACTGGAAGAGAAGTAATCCAGAGCCACATCATAAAAAACCAg GTTTGCTCTCTGGCTCTGGGATGAACAATCGCAGCTCTCCATGCAAAGACCATTACCCTGAGCTTTGGCCAACGCAACCAAACAACTCTACTGCAATGTTTAATTGTGTGGAACATTCTGCAGGCCCCAGGGTGTCTATGAGGGATGCTTTATGGCACAATGACTTCAGTCCATCAGTTGGG GCCCAGGGTCCACCAGTCCAAGACCGTTTGGGGGAGAACCAGGTAAATCAAAATCTCAAGTACCAAGAAACTCTGGAgcataaaaggaagaaaaagattgACCATTACAAatgggaaaaagagagagaggaccTAGCAGACATTAAGTACAGTAATACTTACCAACACCAAAG AAACCATACCCAGCAACGATTGCATGATGAAACCCAGAAAAAAGAGGAGCAAATCAAAAGACAGGAAGACATAAAAAAGGACAAACAGCTGCAGAAGAAGAGTATTCTACAAAGAATGCAGCTGGCCATAAATGAGATAGAAGGAAGAGAATCTAAAAAGCTAACATCTTTAAAGTGGCGACGGCAGCAACATGACGCCATAGAGGCACAGAAAGTCCGAGACAATGAGGCGAATGAAAAGCTACAGCAG GATACAAGACGACAACGAGTTAAAGAATTCTACATGAAAGAAGCTGAAAAGGTCTACCAGGCTGAAAAGGAACATCAGGAGAAGACAAGGAGGGACGTTTTCGTTAAAGTACATGGATAA
- the LOC114642055 gene encoding uncharacterized protein C11orf16 homolog isoform X1 translates to MFFYQGRKVFLIDFEKPSVSDGTCTITMHKTPIVDIIHYNEGLRHNIVPRDQVLAPWEEQLLRYGPGSVLSGIETRDPLRVHEDEDIIVRFWNGKEVKVPKGVAFWIPPTLYDRIVRELQHPVSLRKDILPNEIVYPEVRTVRTVIPSTPCYNYSFCSGHLPSCRPCSCHKPCMGTCYLPAFPACHYPHKYQNWQPLMSKPPQYQHDAKNEELEKKVTAQLKELEFYKKASSSSSSSSSSSSEDESETNKEITNAKRVVMDRAVNTDSSLFQRKKSPVQEKPDWKYWKRSNPEPHHKKPVGLLSGSGMNNRSSPCKDHYPELWPTQPNNSTAMFNCVEHSAGPRVSMRDALWHNDFSPSVGAQGPPVQDRLGENQVNQNLKYQETLEHKRKKKIDHYKWEKEREDLADIKYSNTYQHQRNHTQQRLHDETQKKEEQIKRQEDIKKDKQLQKKSILQRMQLAINEIEGRESKKLTSLKWRRQQHDAIEAQKVRDNEANEKLQQDTRRQRVKEFYMKEAEKVYQAEKEHQEKTRRDVFVKVHG, encoded by the exons atgtttttctacCAGGGAAGAAAAGTATTTCTAATTGATTTTGAAAAGCCTTCTGTGAGTGATGGAACATGTACTATCACCATGCATAAAACACCGATTGTTGACATCATTCACTATAATGAGGGTCTAAGACATAATATTGTTCCCAGGGATCAAGTTCTGGCACCCTGGGAAGAGCAGTTGTTAAGATATGGACCAGGAAGTGTACTATCTGGGATTGAAACAAGGGATCCTTTAAGAG TACATGAAGATGAAGACATTATAGTCCGTTTCTGGAATGGAAAGGAGGTCAAAGTACCTAAAGGTGTGGCTTTTTGGATTCCGCCAACATTATATGACCGAATAGTACGTGAGCTGCAGCATCCTGTGAGTCTAAGAAAAGATATCCTGCCAAATGAAATTGTCTATCCTGAAGTTCGTACTGTTAGAACTGTCATACCATCTACTCCCTGTTACAATTACAGCTTCTGTAGTGGCCATCTACCATCATGTAGACCATGTTCTTGTCACAAACCATGCATGGGGACCTGTTACTTGCCAGCTTTCCCTGCCTGTCATTATCCACATAAGTATCAAAACTGGCAGCCATTGATGTCAAAACCTCCACAGTATCAGCATGATGCTAAGAATGAGGAGCTGGAGAAAAAAGTCACGGCACAGCTGAAGGAGCTGGAATTTTACAAAAAagcatcttcatcatcatcttcatcatcatcctcGTCCTCTGAAGATGAATCAGAGACGAACAAAGAGATAACAAATGCCAAGAGAGTAGTAATGGACAGGGCAGTCAACACAGATTCTAGTCTGTTTCAGAGGAAAAAGTCCCCAGTTCAagaaaagccagactggaagtACTGGAAGAGAAGTAATCCAGAGCCACATCATAAAAAACCAg TAGGTTTGCTCTCTGGCTCTGGGATGAACAATCGCAGCTCTCCATGCAAAGACCATTACCCTGAGCTTTGGCCAACGCAACCAAACAACTCTACTGCAATGTTTAATTGTGTGGAACATTCTGCAGGCCCCAGGGTGTCTATGAGGGATGCTTTATGGCACAATGACTTCAGTCCATCAGTTGGG GCCCAGGGTCCACCAGTCCAAGACCGTTTGGGGGAGAACCAGGTAAATCAAAATCTCAAGTACCAAGAAACTCTGGAgcataaaaggaagaaaaagattgACCATTACAAatgggaaaaagagagagaggaccTAGCAGACATTAAGTACAGTAATACTTACCAACACCAAAG AAACCATACCCAGCAACGATTGCATGATGAAACCCAGAAAAAAGAGGAGCAAATCAAAAGACAGGAAGACATAAAAAAGGACAAACAGCTGCAGAAGAAGAGTATTCTACAAAGAATGCAGCTGGCCATAAATGAGATAGAAGGAAGAGAATCTAAAAAGCTAACATCTTTAAAGTGGCGACGGCAGCAACATGACGCCATAGAGGCACAGAAAGTCCGAGACAATGAGGCGAATGAAAAGCTACAGCAG GATACAAGACGACAACGAGTTAAAGAATTCTACATGAAAGAAGCTGAAAAGGTCTACCAGGCTGAAAAGGAACATCAGGAGAAGACAAGGAGGGACGTTTTCGTTAAAGTACATGGATAA